A single window of Anaerocolumna chitinilytica DNA harbors:
- a CDS encoding NUDIX hydrolase, whose protein sequence is MIEATSCGGVVIFRGKILLLYKNYKNKYEGWVLPKGTVEEGEEFKETAIREVKEETGTDASIIKYIGKSQYTFSTPQNTVIKDVHWYLMMSDSYYSKPQREEYFMDSGYYKFHEAYHMLKFSNEKQILERAYNEYLDLKKSNLWGNKKYF, encoded by the coding sequence ATGATTGAAGCAACGAGCTGTGGCGGTGTAGTTATTTTCAGAGGAAAGATTTTACTACTGTATAAGAACTATAAAAACAAGTATGAAGGTTGGGTTCTACCGAAAGGAACTGTGGAGGAAGGAGAAGAATTTAAGGAGACGGCCATACGTGAAGTGAAGGAAGAAACAGGCACGGATGCTTCTATAATTAAATATATTGGGAAAAGCCAGTATACATTCAGTACACCACAGAATACAGTAATAAAGGATGTTCATTGGTATTTAATGATGTCTGATAGCTATTACAGCAAACCGCAAAGAGAAGAATATTTTATGGACTCCGGATATTATAAATTCCATGAAGCGTATCATATGTTAAAGTTCTCAAATGAGAAGCAAATACTAGAACGCGCTTATAACGAATATCTGGATTTGAAAAAGAGTAATTTGTGGGGAAATAAAAAGTATTTCTGA
- a CDS encoding DUF4349 domain-containing protein, protein MKKRSICYVLILLSVLLTACSAGKKDSGSVRYDYSSTGESTGMSADNGKGSDVGYTNSVDTTAAEEPKNAASGEMDNQSTSNNSDTNRKRIRKIDLSLETLEFDKTQKVITEQIQKSGGYVESSSIYGSKAEDRDSRSAQYVLRIPADQADSFVEIMGNKMNLIHKEESSKDVTLDYIDTESKIKALKVEQERLLVLLEKATKLEDIITLEDRMSTVRYQLEQNASTLRTYDNLVEYATITLNIEEVLRISPPESRSNGDRMKTGFTNSLLNMRDGFVEVVIWFVVNLPYIVFWGIIIGLSVFISIKVYYKKDKKASPIQKVNSISNPKEEEKENK, encoded by the coding sequence ATGAAAAAAAGAAGTATTTGTTATGTACTTATACTGTTGTCAGTGCTGCTGACAGCCTGCAGTGCCGGTAAAAAGGACTCTGGCAGCGTGCGCTATGACTATAGCAGTACCGGGGAGAGTACTGGAATGTCCGCTGATAATGGCAAGGGAAGTGATGTCGGCTATACCAACTCAGTTGATACCACAGCAGCGGAAGAACCGAAGAATGCAGCCTCCGGTGAAATGGATAATCAAAGCACCTCTAATAATTCGGATACCAATAGAAAACGGATACGTAAAATTGATTTGTCGTTAGAAACTCTTGAATTTGATAAGACTCAAAAAGTGATAACAGAACAGATACAAAAGTCCGGCGGTTACGTCGAGAGTTCTTCCATCTATGGAAGCAAAGCGGAGGACAGAGATTCCAGGAGTGCACAATATGTACTTAGAATACCGGCAGACCAAGCTGACAGCTTTGTTGAAATTATGGGCAATAAGATGAATCTGATTCATAAGGAAGAGAGCAGTAAGGATGTTACACTTGATTATATTGACACAGAAAGTAAGATAAAAGCCCTAAAGGTGGAACAGGAAAGATTATTGGTTCTCCTGGAAAAGGCTACTAAATTGGAAGACATTATAACCTTGGAAGATAGAATGAGTACCGTAAGATATCAATTAGAACAGAATGCATCAACCTTACGAACTTATGACAATCTGGTAGAATATGCTACAATCACATTAAATATTGAGGAAGTCCTTAGAATATCACCGCCGGAGAGCAGAAGTAACGGAGACAGAATGAAGACCGGATTTACAAATTCTCTTTTAAATATGCGGGATGGTTTTGTTGAAGTAGTTATTTGGTTTGTAGTGAATCTGCCTTATATCGTGTTCTGGGGAATAATTATTGGTCTCTCCGTGTTTATATCAATAAAGGTATATTATAAAAAGGATAAAAAAGCTTCTCCGATTCAAAAAGTAAATTCAATTTCAAATCCAAAAGAAGAAGAGAAAGAAAATAAGTGA
- the rpsB gene encoding 30S ribosomal protein S2 — translation MSVISMKQLLEAGVHFGHQTRRWNPKMAEYIYTERNGIYIIDLQKSVGKVDEAYYAIKDIVAEGGKILFVGTKKQAQDSVKSEAERSGMFYVNERWLGGMLTNFKTIQSRIARLKLIETMSQDGTFEVLPKKEVIELKKEWEKLEKNLGGIKNMKNIPDAIFVVDPKKERICVQEAHALGIPLIGIADTNCDPEELDYVIPGNDDAIRAVKLIVAKMADAVIEANQGVQMTDSSEDTSEAGVEAAEEASEEFVEA, via the coding sequence ATGAGCGTTATATCAATGAAGCAGTTATTAGAAGCAGGTGTACATTTCGGACACCAGACAAGAAGATGGAACCCTAAGATGGCTGAGTACATCTACACAGAAAGAAACGGAATCTATATTATTGACTTACAGAAATCTGTAGGCAAAGTAGATGAAGCTTACTATGCAATTAAAGATATCGTTGCTGAAGGCGGAAAGATTCTTTTTGTTGGAACGAAAAAGCAGGCTCAGGATTCTGTTAAGTCCGAAGCAGAACGCAGCGGTATGTTCTATGTAAATGAAAGATGGTTAGGTGGTATGTTAACAAACTTCAAGACCATCCAGAGCAGAATTGCAAGATTAAAATTGATTGAAACAATGTCCCAGGACGGTACTTTCGAAGTTCTTCCCAAGAAAGAAGTTATCGAGTTAAAGAAAGAATGGGAGAAATTAGAAAAGAACCTTGGTGGAATTAAAAATATGAAGAATATTCCTGATGCTATCTTTGTAGTAGATCCTAAAAAGGAAAGAATCTGCGTTCAGGAAGCTCATGCATTAGGTATTCCTTTAATTGGTATTGCAGATACAAACTGTGATCCTGAAGAACTTGATTATGTAATTCCTGGTAATGATGATGCTATCAGAGCAGTTAAATTAATCGTTGCTAAGATGGCAGATGCTGTTATCGAAGCTAACCAGGGTGTTCAGATGACTGACAGTTCCGAAGATACTTCTGAAGCTGGTGTTGAAGCAGCAGAAGAAGCTTCCGAAGAATTCGTAGAGGCATAA
- a CDS encoding peptidoglycan D,D-transpeptidase FtsI family protein, with translation MEKQEKNKKEKKFLLLPARVNQRKGRKENGTRDKDIKDRNKNEKSVNREIILITYLFAGLFLLIIGYYVNFMLRDSEEVINNPYNKRQDLLAEQIVRGDILSADGKVLAHTLVDSDGNETRDYPFKNMYAHVVGRFSKGKTGLESSENFHLLTSHINTISKIVKELSGGKNIGDSVVTTLDTRLQKAAYDALGSHRGAVVVMDPSSGKILAMVSKPDYNPNEINDIWDELTKEDTGDTDKASPLVNRATQGLYPPGSTFKILTTLEYVRENPDYEDYQYDCTGKGVFNSVTINCYNNKAHGEVDLKESFAKSCNSSFSNIGVTLNMSSFRKLCDAFLFNQSIPIDMLYNKSSFVLNGKSPKDQIPQTAIGQGQTQITPLHNALIVSAVANGGVMMKPYVVDRIESQSGETVKKYLPEMVKTVMTPKESEILTSFMTETVNSGTAVSLKNNHYTVAGKTGSAEFMEGKPAHAWFVGFAPAEKPEIAVSIVVEGVGTGSDYAVPIADKIFKTYFGNK, from the coding sequence ATGGAAAAACAAGAAAAAAACAAAAAAGAAAAGAAGTTCCTTCTGCTGCCAGCCAGAGTTAACCAAAGAAAAGGAAGGAAGGAAAACGGTACAAGGGATAAGGATATAAAAGACAGGAATAAAAATGAAAAATCCGTCAACAGAGAGATCATATTAATAACCTATCTATTTGCGGGACTATTTTTATTGATAATAGGATATTATGTGAATTTTATGCTAAGGGACAGTGAAGAAGTCATTAATAACCCTTATAATAAGCGGCAGGATTTATTGGCAGAGCAGATAGTCCGGGGAGATATTCTTTCTGCAGACGGAAAAGTCCTTGCACATACGCTTGTAGATTCTGACGGGAATGAAACCAGGGATTACCCCTTTAAAAATATGTATGCACATGTTGTCGGAAGGTTTTCCAAAGGTAAAACTGGCCTGGAGTCTTCCGAGAATTTTCATCTTTTAACTTCACATATCAACACAATCAGTAAGATTGTGAAAGAACTGTCCGGAGGAAAGAATATCGGTGACAGTGTAGTAACTACTTTGGATACCAGATTGCAAAAAGCAGCATATGATGCCCTTGGTAGCCATAGAGGAGCAGTTGTTGTAATGGATCCCTCCTCCGGTAAGATTCTGGCTATGGTCTCTAAGCCTGATTATAATCCCAATGAAATAAATGATATCTGGGATGAACTTACGAAGGAAGATACAGGGGACACAGATAAAGCATCACCTTTAGTAAATCGTGCCACACAGGGATTGTACCCACCGGGTTCAACTTTCAAAATTTTGACTACACTGGAGTATGTCCGGGAAAATCCAGATTATGAGGATTATCAATATGACTGTACCGGTAAGGGTGTATTTAACAGTGTAACAATCAATTGCTATAATAACAAAGCCCACGGAGAGGTGGATTTGAAGGAATCCTTTGCGAAATCCTGTAATTCCTCCTTTTCCAATATTGGCGTAACTTTAAATATGTCTTCGTTTCGTAAACTTTGTGATGCCTTTCTCTTTAACCAAAGTATTCCTATTGATATGTTATATAATAAAAGCAGTTTTGTATTAAACGGAAAGTCTCCCAAAGACCAGATCCCTCAGACAGCAATAGGGCAGGGACAGACGCAGATAACACCGCTGCATAATGCACTGATTGTATCTGCTGTTGCAAATGGTGGTGTCATGATGAAACCTTATGTAGTGGACCGGATAGAAAGTCAAAGCGGAGAAACAGTTAAAAAGTATTTGCCAGAGATGGTAAAGACCGTTATGACTCCCAAGGAATCCGAGATACTAACCTCCTTTATGACAGAAACCGTAAATAGCGGAACAGCAGTTTCACTAAAGAATAACCATTATACAGTAGCAGGGAAAACCGGATCGGCAGAGTTTATGGAAGGAAAGCCTGCTCATGCCTGGTTTGTTGGATTCGCTCCGGCTGAGAAACCGGAGATAGCTGTAAGCATTGTAGTAGAAGGTGTCGGTACTGGAAGTGATTATGCAGTTCCTATCGCAGATAAGATTTTTAAGACTTATTTTGGAAACAAATAA
- a CDS encoding FtsW/RodA/SpoVE family cell cycle protein: MVNLLSEMSKYIIIILVAIYTYLSYRVLGISDKVRQSGIYTNMKLLIFVFHFISYAILYINMKSTWLIVLYVAQIISLFMILGFYQWVYVNLSKPLLYNMIIMLVTGYIMIARLSAKTYYEKAFKHLIIATAALLLCLVVPIIIEKLEYLRHLGWIYGILGILMLLAVLFWGVENYGATNWINIKGFTFQPSEFVKILFVFCFASLLSRRKDFKYIVIVTGLAAVHVIILVAEKDLGGAFIFFITYLMMLYTATAKPLYLAAGFVAGSMASVLAYHFFYHVRVRVKAWKDPWTLIDKEGYQVAQSLFAIGTGGWFGMGLTKGLPTSIPVADSDFIFSALAEEMGGFFAVCLVLICLNFFILTINIAMHFEKEFYKLIALGFGVMYAVQVFLSLGGAIKLIPSTGVTLPFVSSGGSSVLSSVIMFSVIQGLYVLSQDRNEDGKTRKKQKRKEVPSAASQS; this comes from the coding sequence AAATGTCAAAATACATTATTATTATTCTGGTAGCTATCTATACTTACCTATCTTACCGGGTGCTTGGCATTTCAGATAAAGTAAGACAAAGTGGAATATATACGAATATGAAGCTATTGATCTTCGTATTTCATTTTATCAGTTATGCAATTCTTTATATTAACATGAAAAGCACTTGGTTGATAGTACTTTATGTAGCTCAGATTATATCACTGTTTATGATTTTAGGCTTCTATCAATGGGTCTATGTAAATCTTTCAAAACCTCTTCTATATAATATGATCATCATGTTGGTCACCGGATATATCATGATAGCCAGACTGTCTGCAAAAACATATTATGAGAAGGCTTTCAAGCATCTGATTATTGCTACAGCAGCTCTACTGTTGTGTCTAGTAGTGCCGATAATCATAGAAAAGCTGGAATATTTAAGGCATTTGGGTTGGATATATGGAATTCTTGGAATTCTAATGTTATTAGCAGTTCTCTTTTGGGGAGTTGAAAATTACGGTGCAACTAATTGGATTAATATCAAGGGGTTTACTTTTCAGCCCTCGGAATTCGTTAAGATATTGTTTGTTTTCTGCTTCGCTTCCCTTCTTTCCAGACGGAAGGATTTTAAGTACATTGTAATTGTAACAGGGCTGGCGGCAGTTCATGTAATCATATTGGTAGCAGAGAAGGATTTGGGAGGCGCTTTTATCTTTTTCATAACGTATCTGATGATGCTTTATACAGCAACGGCGAAACCTCTATACCTTGCTGCCGGTTTCGTAGCGGGAAGTATGGCCTCTGTCCTGGCTTACCACTTCTTTTACCATGTCAGGGTCAGAGTAAAAGCCTGGAAAGACCCCTGGACTTTAATTGATAAAGAAGGCTATCAAGTGGCTCAATCACTTTTTGCCATTGGTACAGGAGGTTGGTTTGGAATGGGACTTACGAAAGGACTTCCAACCAGTATTCCTGTTGCAGACAGTGATTTCATATTTTCTGCCCTGGCAGAAGAAATGGGTGGCTTTTTTGCAGTCTGTCTGGTCTTAATATGCTTGAACTTTTTTATACTTACTATTAATATTGCCATGCATTTTGAAAAGGAATTTTATAAACTCATAGCTCTCGGCTTTGGTGTAATGTATGCAGTTCAGGTATTTCTCTCCCTGGGCGGTGCGATAAAGCTAATTCCCTCCACTGGTGTTACGTTACCCTTTGTCAGCAGCGGAGGAAGTTCGGTATTAAGCAGTGTAATTATGTTTAGTGTGATTCAGGGACTCTATGTTTTGAGTCAGGATAGGAATGAAGATGGAAAAACAAGAAAAAAACAAAAAAGAAAAGAAGTTCCTTCTGCTGCCAGCCAGAGTTAA